ATCGGGGCCACCGTCCTCGCCCTGGTGGTCGCGGGGCTGATCGCCGGCTGGCTGGCGGGGCGCATCGCCCGCCCGCTGCAGCACGCCGTGGACTTCGCGGGGAGGGTGGCGGCCGGCGAGCTCACCGGGCAGATGGAGGTGATGGGGAAGGACGAGGTGGGGCAGCTCGCGGGGACCCTGAACCGCATGGCCGCCGACCTGCGCGAGTCGGTCTCCGGCGTGAACCTGGCCGCGGGGCACGTGGCGGCCGCCTCGGACCAGATCTCCGCCTCCGCGCAGCGGCTGGCCCAGACGGTGGACGACCAGGTGGCCGCCACCGAGCAGACCTCCACCTCCATGGAGGAGATCGCCGCCCAGATCGGGCTGGTGGCCTCCAGCGCCGAGTCGCTCGCCGCCTCGGTGGACCAGACCTCCTCCTCCATCGCCCAGATGGGGCGCTCCGTCGAGCACACCGCCTCCAGCGCCGACACGCTGGGCGCTGCGGTGGAGCAGGCGTCCACCACCATCGAGGAGATGGCCGCCTCCATCCAGCAGGTGGGGCGCCACGTGGACGAGACGCGCCAGATCGCCGTCGGCGCGGAGACCGACGCCCGCGGGGGCGGCGAGGTGGTGGGGCGGGTGGTGCACGGGATGCAGCGGATCCACGCCCAGGTGGAGGCGCTCACCGAGGCCATCCGCGGGCTGGGGGAGACGGGGGAGAACGTGGGGCAGATCTCCGACCTGATTGAGGACATCGCCGACCAGACCAACCTGCTGGCGCTGAACGCCGCCATCGAGGCGGCGCGCGCCGGGGAGCACGGGCGCGGCTTCGCCGTGGTGGCGCAGGAGATCCGGCGGCTCGCCGAGCGCGCGGTGGAGTCCGCGCGGGAGATCGGCCACACCATCCGCGGGATCCAGGGAGAGGTGGAGCGCGCCACCCGCTCCAGCGGCGGGGTGGCCGAGCGGACGCGCGAAGGAATCGAACTTGCCGAAGAGGCGGCCCACGCCCTGGAGCAGATCGTGGGCTCGGCGGGGCGCACCCGCGAGCTGATGGAAGAGGTCTCGCTCGCGGCGGACCAGCAGCGGATCGCGGCCGGGCAGGCGCGGGAGTCCACGCAGCACATCCAGCGGATCGCGGAGGAGGTGCGCATCGCCACCCGCGAGCAGAGCCTGGCGAGCCGCCAGATCGTGCAGGCCACGGAGAACATGAACGAGCAGACGCAGCAGGTGTTCGCGGCCACCGCCGAGCAG
This is a stretch of genomic DNA from Longimicrobiaceae bacterium. It encodes these proteins:
- a CDS encoding methyl-accepting chemotaxis protein, which produces MTRLTEWFRDASIRKKIIVGFAPVLLLMVLIAVVVLRQVQTIAEANRSFQSAETVLNDVQTAELAFLERASALRDFAITGQEEALEPYREADRRLSQALGRAREVAVDPIQRERLDSVSAISASWSSSVAERVIPLRRTGSIADIAGFYQTGAPRVRVANALDLLEQFRERQSEITAERRGVIRRALDQIRWTLIGATVLALVVAGLIAGWLAGRIARPLQHAVDFAGRVAAGELTGQMEVMGKDEVGQLAGTLNRMAADLRESVSGVNLAAGHVAAASDQISASAQRLAQTVDDQVAATEQTSTSMEEIAAQIGLVASSAESLAASVDQTSSSIAQMGRSVEHTASSADTLGAAVEQASTTIEEMAASIQQVGRHVDETRQIAVGAETDARGGGEVVGRVVHGMQRIHAQVEALTEAIRGLGETGENVGQISDLIEDIADQTNLLALNAAIEAARAGEHGRGFAVVAQEIRRLAERAVESAREIGHTIRGIQGEVERATRSSGGVAERTREGIELAEEAAHALEQIVGSAGRTRELMEEVSLAADQQRIAAGQARESTQHIQRIAEEVRIATREQSLASRQIVQATENMNEQTQQVFAATAEQKRGGEMILRATENIAGGARAAQSSVRETSRAADDVAEQAARLADLVSRFRV